The Salvelinus sp. IW2-2015 unplaced genomic scaffold, ASM291031v2 Un_scaffold629, whole genome shotgun sequence region agcgcggctagtgttcaacatgtttaataaagaataataacgtgaacactacaagctacaaaacaatacatgtgaaaaccgaaaacagtcctatctggtgcagaacacaaagacagaaaacaatcacccacaaaccaacagtgcaaacaggctaccttaatatggttcccaatcagagacaacgtaaaacacctgcctctgattgagaaccacatcagGCCAATTAGACAAACCTAAACAACGAAACACATAATATAGACTACACCCACcgagctcacgtcctgaccaactaaacaaagactaaacaaaggaaataaggtcaggaacgtgacaaaatgcactttttataataatttaaattgaaaaactctacgTTTTGAGTCCACTCCTgtttgtatcagttcataaaccctgtgccatggaatcggcacATCAATCATCTCTTCCCAACTATCGTGCAACCAGTATGGCACGGCTGTCATTTTTGTGGTCCTTAAATGGAACTGGTATACCTTGGTAATTTACCTTGGTAATTtgacttttttattattatttagtgGTGACACCATATGACTGTTACTAATATCACTTTTAATTATAGGACTGATGAACAGCGACTACAATCTCACAACAGCCAAACGCAATCCCTGCTTGATCAACCATTGGACTGGCACTGGTAAATCGATGAGTATTGCGGCCAACCGGATATCCTACACCTTCAACCTCACTGGTCCATCAGTTGCCATAGACAGTGCCTGTTCCTCATCTCTTGTGGCACTGCACTTTGCTTGTCAAGCCATAAAACAAGGTACATATCTTTATCTAATTGTGAGTAAGAAAATTGCTTGGCTAGCATGGATGAGTATAAGTAAaagacactgtactgtatagaAACATTTCACAgtcatttctattttttttttttaatggaggaTGGTTGTTGCTTGTTTTAATATGTAACGTAGAGTGAATGTAGCCACTCTCWGCCTGTCAATTGTGCACCGAGGGCATTTTCTAAAAAGATCAAGCAAAAAATAAAATCCTACTGTATGTTTGACTATTAATCCGTTTTCAGCTACATGAGCAGGTGCTGTTTGAGTGCCACCTGCAATTATATTAAAACTTATTTGTCCTACCAGGTGACTGTGAGATGGCTCTCTGTGGCGGTGTAAGCTGTATCATAGAGCCACAAGTCTTTGTCGCTCTCAGCAAGGCTAAGATGATTTCACCTGAAGGCACCAGCAAACCGTTCTCCAGCAGAGCAGATGGCTATGGCAGAGGAGAGGGTTGTGGGATTCTTCTACTGAAGCCACTGAAACAAGTGAGCGCTTATGATTTCTTCCATTTGCACTCGTTGCAGTACAGTGTAAACATATgcaaacattttcaaacatttttaaACATATTCAAACATATTCAAACATATTCaaacatattcaaacatttagCCAGTCAGGCCATAAAACTGTGTCTGGGAGTATTTGATGAATTGAATGAACTCTCAAGCTTTCATTTTGTCAAAGCACTTCTAGAGTATATGCTCAATATGTgacatatacagtgagctccaaaaggtattgggacagtgacacaattgttgttgttttggctgggTCCTCCAGCacgttggatttgaaatgatataaTGATTATTAGGTTAAAGTGCAGattgtcagctttcatttgaggatgttttcatccatatcaggtgaaccgtttagaaatccCTTTTTgtacattgtccccccccccccattttttgggACCAAACGTTTTGGGACAAatgtgacccatttcaggaaacaaggcgtatgtcgcgggtcactacttcacaggagagctgtttgaacagaATTTTCtttttaatcaaaatgtatttttagggcagaaataccttctggaacatgtgaactttcatgtgccttaataacaaacttgtaatccatctgtaaatacgaatacaattgttaaatgatgagcctagttggtttagccatggaaaaagtcagcaaccttcccattagccatgattggctgagataatgagtgggctggacatgccgagagatgagtttggattggtctgccatatagcccgcttctgtctatttgagctggtcagtattgtaacggttttgacttgaggttattatttataggggtgccaggtaggttgtgcctaccagagaaaacattggtttctccttttggtttgggagggaatgagtcccatctggtccgtcaagtctacaccaatacaaaggacttatgtaaaagtcaggatggaaatacacttttcataaacccttaaaacattggaaagaacttcAAAAACAACTGTATTCTTTTGCGTGGGTTGTATTACCAACATAAATGATtacacacataataataatataacacaaTGAGTTCTGGTTCCTCCAGAAATGTCCTGTACCTCYGGCCTAAAAGAGTCCAGACCGGTAAAGGAGTTCAGGGAACTCAAGTGACCTTTGTCACGCAATGTTTGTCCGTTCATTCAAGTGTAGCGTAAACCCAGTATTAATCATACAATCAATATAACAATTATTTTACCACACAACTATAAAGCATATCAAATACTAATACGTCCTCACTTACAACTAACTACAAATCATCACGGTATACATCAccccaaaacaaatgaaataccgtaTACAAAAAGGTtgtagtcagtcggtcagtcagacaATAAAATCCGCCAACAGATCTCCAGCGGAGAAAGGCCACGAAGAACAACGGAGAGGTTTAGTCCATGGATGCAAAGAGTGGATCCGATCCTGGGTAAACTCGCTATTAGGCTACAAAAGCACACTTTTAAAGGCAACAAAACAAACGGAATAGAGAAGCTTCGGGAACTGAGGGTTTAACACATCCTCATTCACGTCTCCACCACAACCCCACCTTTGCACAGCTGATGCTGcctatttaattgggaattaaaggggaagcaccctattggaaggagaagcacagACAGTTCAGAAAAGTTCAGGGCCGTcacagtatgtctaggtaatcctgtcaacacagctttttttttttatgtatcgcatagtaaaactgcataagcctaatgtcaagttaaagtgtactgttagctagctaacgttagctgacctgctcactagctaacattacatgtatgctctccactttctggaggaccgagttttgaaatcattgGAATTCgaatatgatagctaaggagatggagaaaaacacctgtctccggattacatctataaactaagggcaaccatggcatccgacagtaGATGCGTCCATCCAGTATCTATACGGGtaaaatagtctagctagctacatttccagatattacatgtttctaattttgacatagtcttttcatttcaagttaaagtgtactgttagctagctagctaacgttagctagctagctaacgttagctggctggctcgctagctaacattacgtgtatgatcttattattcgtatctcagagccgtttgcttgactagttatagcctattgttagctagctaacattgaacctggttggttagctacctacagattcatgcagggtaggaATGTCATGTTGGGATTATGATtcaattgtttacctagctagctagctatctacatgtCGTAACAAAAGacactcgtctgagtgtgccagagcacagaataactgatgaatttacgaacgctcaacacccgttgaatatagcCAGTGCCAGTAAATGTCAGCAAAAAaggcataattaaattgttgccagcggcacagttacagtcaccaacgctcaggataacatgaaaacagcctaaccagctctgccagagcgagtaaaatggtcagagtggggtgttctctcattatgtgtttaCAAGTAGCTAGCAAGTCAGCCAGCTAGCTtgagtgcttgactgccgttgtgaggtcagaatatTTGGATCAACCatactcatcggccagagcatccagtgtgcgctctgaacgctccgagagcggaGCGCTCTGGATTtacagacaatctgacagcacagttgcagtcaccaacgctctggataacataacagcctaaccagctagtaatgttcagtgagctgttctctcatttgtgtctggaagtagctagcaagttagcttgggtgcttgactgattttatttttaatatttattatgaacaaaacaaatacaaaaacagaaatatacaaacaagagtacataaacctaacaaaCGGGGGTATTACATATcgacatacattttaaatttgTCAAAAGGTTTCATGTTACGTATTgcgtttttgtttttacatttactgatcatttcaaaataatatttcaaatTGATCTTAAACAATGGGTTTGTTCTCGGCCGacttgaaaaataaacaaattaacagtgAAAGTTATATCAGGGTCCATAtcatttaaataaaaattaaacataATATCCGAGTCTTTCAAATTAACGTTAATATTAGTTTACTTTAAAATACAATCTAACTCACTCCAAAACcttctgacataagaacagtcccaaaataaatggtcaaaagtctctgggtcacaaccacaaagtacacatttgttatcaatagctattttgaatctgtgtatcataaagcttaagagggtgtgaacgatggtgaatgggtgtagacaaagaagggctctccagtagtaggACCAAaagattcaaaggccattttctcaaaagtgaaattacaagtttatcaactttcaaagcagaattactttcacaCTGTTCCTCacctgtagtgtatgatatataaTGTTATATCTctctactttaatccaatgtaaaaaaaaaagaaaaaaaagaaaaagaaaacacaatttctaattttgctacataagaccgatttcaGCCGGTCGTCACACATTCACTTGtgtaataaagtagtcaaaagtttagtatttggtcccatattgattacatcaagcttgtgactctacaaacttgttggatgcttttgctgtttgttttggttgtgtttcagattattttgtgaccaatagaaattaatggtaaataatgtattgtcattttggagtctcttttattgtaaataagaatagaatatgtttctaaacacttgtacattaatgtggatgctaacaTGATTATGAGTCATGCtctcttccggcgccgaaaagagatggccgcctcgcttcgcgttccttggaaaatatgcagtattttgtttttttacgtgttatttcttacatcggtaccccaggtaatcttaggtttcattacatacagtcgggaggaactactgaatatacgattaacgtcaactcatcatcgttcctaccaggaatataaTTTGCGAAAATCGGATCGTGTTttgcttccacccaatacaatggatctgatcccagccggcgaccctgtgcgacgccgaaaagggaaacgaggcggtctcgtggtcaggcttcggagacgggcacatcgcgctccactccctagcatactactcgccaatgtccagtctcttgacaataaggttgatgaaatccgagcacgggtagcattccagagagactcagggattgcaacgtgctctgcttcacggaaacatggctaactcaagggcgctaacggagtcggtgcagccagctggtttcttcatgcatcgcgccgacaagaaacaaacatctttccggtaagaagaggggcggggggtatgccttatgattaacgagaagtggtgtgatcatcataacaacaccaggaactcaagtcattctgttcacctgatctagaactcctcacaatcaaatgtcgaccgcattatctaccaagggaattctcttcaatcataatcacagccgtatatattccccccaagcagacacatcgatggccctgaacgaactttatctgactctttgtaaactggaaaccacacaccctgaggctgcattcatcgtagctggggattttaacaaggctaatctaaaaaaaactccctaattctatcagcatatcgattgtgctaccagggctgaaaaacactagaccattgttagactaatttccgcgacgctttataaggccctcccccgcccccctttcggaaaagctgaccacgactccattttgttgattccagactaaacagaaactcaaacaacaagctcccgcgctcaggtctgttcaacgctggtccgaccaatctgaatccacgcttcaagactgcttcgatcacgcggattggaatatgttccgcatcggtccaacaacaatattgacgaatatgctgattcggtgagcgagttcattaggaagtgcattgacgatgtcgtacccacagcaacgaataaaacattcccaaaccagaaaccgtggattgacggcaacattcgcgtgaaactgaaagcgcgaaccactgcttttaaccagggcaaggtgaccggaagcatgaccgaatacaaacagtgtagctattctctccgcaaggcaatcaaacaggctaagtctcagtacagagacaaaatcgagtcgcaattcaacagctcagacacaagaggtatgtggcagggtctacagtcaatcacggattacaaaaagaaaaccagccccgtcgcggaccaggatgtcttgctccagacaggctaaacaacttttttgcccctttgaggacaatacagtgccactgacacgcccctaccaaaacctgcgggctctccttcactgcagccgaggtgagtaaaacatttaaacgtgttaaccctcgcaaggctgcaggcccagacggcattcccagccgcgtcctcagagcatgcgcagaccagctggctggtgtgtttacggactattcaatcaatccttatcccagtctgctgttcccacatgcttcaagagggccaccattgttcctgttcccaagaaagctaaggtaactgagctaaagactaccgccccgtagcactcacttccgtcatcatgaagtgctttgagagactagtcaaggaccatatcacctccaccctaccggacaccctagaccactccaatttgcttaccgacccaataggtccacagacgacgcaatcgcaaccacactgcacactgcctaacccatctggacaagaggaatacccatgtgagaatgctgttcatcgattacagctcgcatttaacaccatagtaccctccaaactcgtcatcaagctcgagaccctgggtctcgaccccgccctgtgcaactgggtcctggacttcctgacgggccgcccccaggtggtgagggtaggtaacaacatctccacccgctgatcctcacactggggccccacaagggtgcgttctgagccctctcctgtactctgttcacccacgactgcgtggccatgcacgcctccaactcaatcatcagtttggGATGACACtaaagtggtaggcttgattacacaacgacgagacggcctacagggaggaggtgagggcctcggagtgtggtgtcaggaaataacctcacactcaacgtcaacaacaaaggagatgattgtggacttcaggaaacagcagagggagcacccccctatccacatcgacgggtcagtagtggagaaggtggaaagttttaagttcctcggtgtacacgtcacggacaaactgaattggtccacccacacagacagcgttgtgaaaaaggcgcagcagcgcctcttcaacctcaggggctgaagaaattcgttgtcaccaaaagcactcacaaacttctacagatgcacaatcgagagcatcctgtcgggctgtatcaccgcctggtacggcaactgctccgccacaacgtaaggctctccagagggtagtgaggtctgcagaacgtcACCAGGGGCAAAttacttgccctccaggacacctacacaacccgatgtcacaggaaggccataaagatcatcaaggacaaacaaccacccaagccactgcctgttcaccccgctatcatccagaaggcgaggtcagtacaggtgcatcaaagcagggaccgagagactgaaaaacagcttctatctcaaggccatcagactgttaaacagcaccacactacatttagcggccgctgccaacatactgactcaactccagccactttaaaaatgggaattgatggaaattatgtaaaaatgtaccactagccactttaaacaatgcacttaatacaatgtttacataccctacattacccatctcatatgtatatactgtactctatatcatctactgcatcttgccatctttatgtaatacatgtaccactagccactttaaactatgccactttatgtttacataccctacagtactcatctcatatgtatataccgtactctatagccatctactgcatctgccatgccgttctgtaccaccactcattcatatatctttatgtacatattctttatccctttacacttgtgtgtgtgtgtaaggtagtagttgtggaattgttaggttagattactgttggttattactgcattgtcggaactagaagcacaagcatttcgcWacactcgcattaacatctgctaaccatgtgtatgtgactaataaaattggatttgatttgatttgatttgatgattgagAAATTCAGACTCTCAAATATCTATCCCCCAAGACGTGCTAACcgctcaccattacaataacaggggaggttaggattttggggggtatgatatttgtgcgtctctttctcattcatcattattgacaattaattcaggactatccgtaatcatgctagcatccacattaatgtaaaaaaaaactgctgtaatttctaaaccgttcacccgatatggatggaaATGGCTGCAAATTATATCTGACAGTSTGcgctttaacctcatagtcattgtatcatttcaagaaCAGAGCCAAACAACAAtacatgtgtcactgtcccagtaCTTTTGGAGCTGACTATGCTTATCGTCCCTTATTGCCAATTTAATTTAGACTGCAATAGACAAGCTATTATGTCTAATCTTTATGACTATGTTTTACTTGTAGATCTGCATATAACATTTGACCAAAACCAATTTAGGCTGGAGCCAAACAGTTCCATGCAGAAAAAAGTTGGCACAAACACTGGTCCATCAAACATGATATCAATTCTGTtgaatttcaaatattttacaggCCTTGAAAGACTGTGACCATGTGTGGGGCATCATAAGCAACACGGCTGTAAACCAAGATGGCCACACAGTCACTCCAATTACCAAGCCATCCATGGTCCAGCAAGAGGAGCTGCTGCGCGGAATCTATTCAGAGTCTGACCTGTTATCGGTCCAGTACATAGAGGCTCATGGGACTGGAACTCCAGTGGGGGATCCCATAGAAGCAGGAAGCATCTCCAAAGTCATTGCCAAAGCCAGACCTCCAGGTTCAGAGACACTCCTCATCGGCTCTGTGAAAGGCAACATAGGACACACTGAATCTGCAGCTGGAGTGGCAGGGCTAATCAAGGTACTCCTAATGATGAAACATGAAACCATTGTCCCTTCCCTGTTCTACTCTGAGGACAGTGCCAGTATAGATGCTAAAGCCTTGAATGTAAAAGTTCCCACTAAAGCAGAAAAGTGGGGCAACGCAGGCTCTGTTGAACGGGTTGCAGGGATCAATAATTTTGGTTTTGGGGGCACAAATGCCCACACCATTGTCAAACAGTACAACAAGTCTCAAACCAAAACAGCTAGGGTTGATCGGTCATATGAGTATTTTGTCCTCTCAGCAGCCTCAGAAAAATCCCTTAGCATGATTATACAGGACACAGCTGAACAGATAAGTGCAGACATAACAGTGGACCTCCAGAGTTTGTCATATACGTCAGCCTGTAGAAGAAGCCACTTGAAACGTAAATACAGGAGGGCATTCACAACATCATCACTGATTGATCTGAGAAACCAGCTAAAATCTGCTTTGAACAAAAAGACTGACCCGTCCATGCTCAATCCAAGGTTAGTGTTTGTTTTCTGTGGGAATGGCGTGACCTACCACGGCATGTGCAAGCGGTTGCTAAAACAGGAACCAGTGTTCAGAGAGAAGATAAGGGAGGTTGAGGCACTTTTTCAAAGGTACCAAAGAATGtccatcacagacaaactggaaAGTGCATCGAATGATGATGGCTTTTCAAAACCAGATGTTGTCCAGCCGCTTCTCTTTGCCATTCAGGTTGGCATAGCCAGTCTCTTCAAGCACTGGGGCATCAAACCTGATGCCATTCTTGGCCACTCTGTAGGAGAGGTTgctgctgcccactgctctgGTCTGTTGTCCCTTGAGGATGCAGTGAAGGTGATCTACTTCCGCAGTACTCTGCAGAATAAGGTCACAGGAGGGAAAATGCTTGTGGTCAGTAACATGGTCGTATCAGAGGTCTTGAACCTCCTTCCCTCCTACTCAAATAYGYTTTCCTTGGCTGCCTTCAACAGCCCACAGTCCTGCACGCTCTCAGGTGATGCAGAGGCTATAGACYGTCTCCATCGAAAGCTGAGCAGCTCAGTCAAGAGTAAGAATCTGTTCCTCCGTGTTCTGGATGTCCCTGCTGCATACCACAGCCAGATGATGGATCCCATCCTGTCTCAACTAGAGGACAGTATTGGCTCTTTACAGGTCAATGATGTTGAGGCAGAATTGTTCTCCACAGTGACAGGAAAGGAGGTAGAGCAACCAGACTTCAGCACAGGCAAATACTGGGCCAGGAACATWCGAGAMCCAGTTTCATTTGAACAGGCAGTGAGATCAMRAYCCAAAGAGAAAAAMAARGTAGTCTTTGTGGAGATTGGCCCGAGAAGAGCTCTACAAAGAAACATCCAGGAGACTCTSGGAAATGACACCATAGTTCTGTCCTCAGTGCAGCCAGATAAAGATCATGAGACAATGCTGAATACTGTGTCCAAACTGTTTGAGTTGGGGGTTCAGGTAGACTGGGATCAGTTCTACAGAGGTTGTGAGACATCCCCAACACCTTTCCCAAGGTATCAGTTTGATTGTGTGAAGAACAATGTCATCTTTGAGGCAGGTACATTAGGCTGTCATCCTGTGTTAACTCAGAGAGGCAATGACGGAAAAACCTTCAGCTGTGATCTGGCTTCAGCCTCAGTGTCTTACCTGCAGGACCATAGAAACAATGATGTTGCAATTGTCCCTGGTGCCCTCTATGTTGAGTTGGGTTTGGCTGCCTTCATGGCCAGTGCCAAACCAAAGGTGCCACTCAACACACTGCAACTCAGTGTCAGTTTTCAGAGTCCATTTGTCATTTCACCAAATTCTCCTGAGATGAGTGTCAAACTGGATCYCATTGAAAACGAGACAACGTTTAAGATACAATCTCCTACAGTAACGTATGCATCAGGCAGCATATCATGCAAGCAAGGGAGGTTGGCAGAGGAACAGTACATCTCTATAGACTCGGTTTACAAGCGATGCACATCAACTATGAGTACTGACGACTTCTACAATTACCTAAGTAAGAGAGGGTTTCAGTATGGTTCTGTTTTCAGAAACAGAGGAGATGTCCATTATGGTGAAGACTTGATGGAAGCCATCTCTGTTGTGTCTGTCCCTGAAGAGCTCCTGCCACAGTTGCATGACTTCTGCATTCATCCTGTAGTGCTAGACTACTTGCTACAAATGACTCAAGTCACAACAGCGAATGCATTCATGGCAAGGCCTGGCTTTCCTGCAGAAATTGGCAGTTTGACTGTTCACGAACCCTTGCAGCCTGAAATGGTTCTTTATTTGAGAGCTGCAAATGTTGCAGTGGACCATTTTGAAGTATCTGGCTGTTTCACAGACAAAGCAGGCCGGGTGTTGGTTGAACTGAAGCATGTTATATTCAAGTATCTTGGAAGTCAATCTTGTGTAGTTGAAGAGTACTTCTTCCACAATGACTTCAGTGTTGTCTCTGATGACTACAATGACTTCAGTGTTGTCTCTGATGCCTGCAAGCCAACTAATACTCCCAAGGCATTGGTCTTCGCTGACCAGGCGGGTGTATCCGAAGCCATGCGAAAACATTTGAGCTCACAGTCTCAATACATCTCTTGCACACATGCCAATGATCTCTTGAGCCGTGGATTTAAAGCGCTGTTTGATCAAATCTCAAATCTGAACAGCTTTGAAGAAATCTTGTTTGTGTGGAGCAACGACAATGTTACCTCCCACAAAACAGAGGCTATCCTGGAGAACATGGTAAGCTGCTGTGAGATGTTCCGACAAATAGTCCTGGAACTGAAGGTAATGAAATTTCCAAATTCCATCAGAGCAATAACCTACCGGTCAGCAGAGAACACAGTGGACCGTATCAGCACAGGCTTTGTCATGTCAGGCATGACTAGATCGTGTGCTGCAGAAATGTCAGATCTTTCCTTCCAGCTGATTGACATCAGCTCTGTCTCTACAGAGGACATCAGAGCTCTGTCTCAGGTCCTTGACTCATTCCCCTGCAGCAAATACCCAGAATTGGTGGTGAAAGATGGGCAGATTCTGAAACCTTCCATAGTGCACACGCCCACTGAAAGCAGTGACAACTCACAGGGAAATGTCCATTCTTTGAAGTCTAGGCAGTTCATCCTTCAGACTGCTGATCCGTACAGAATGACTAGCTTGTCTGCTGTTCCCTGTGATGTTGAGAATATAAACATCCAAGTGAAATCAGTTGAGATTCAGCTCAGTAAGATATGTGTTCATTCCTCAGACTACTGTCCTGTCAGTGTCTCTGACCTGAACTATGGTCAGACAATATACTGGAACAATCACACATCTCAGAACCACCAGCTTCTGGCTCTTGACTTCAGTGGTACTGTCACAGCTGTAGGGAAAAATGTGAACACACTGAAAGTGGGAGACCATGTAGTATCATGTTATCCCATTGCTGCATCTTCTAAGATTGTGATTCCTGAAGCAGCTTGCTACAAGACAAAGAGGCTCACATTTCTGAAAGAGGCTCCTTGTGTGTCCTACTTTGTTCTTGCATGGGAAGTCTTGCATCATGCATTACCCAAAGTCAAACAGCGGAGGTTGGGCATCATCTCATCTGTTCCTAACTCAGGTTTGACAAAGGTCTTAGCCCAAACTGCAAACAAATCAGGATGGTATAACATTGTCTTGCCTCAGTTTAGTGATCAGCTTCACAATGTGAACAAGCTTGATGCATTTGTCCTTTTGCCACCATTTGACAAATCTCAGTTTGAAAAAGCTTGCAATGTTTCCGGTGTGAGACACATTGTTGCTGTATGCGAAAATGAGTGGCAATCCTCCTTTTCACAAAATGTCTTCAGTTGTGGAAATGATGATGTTCGCATTCAGACTGTTCAGATGTCTAGCATATTGGAAAAGGGATCTATCAGAGCAGAAAAGCCTCACATTTACCGTTGGCTCAAATCAATGCATTTGAACAAGAAGTCTATAGATTTTGAAACCAACACCTTTCAGAGGATGTCATCCGGTAGCATTGACTTCCTGCCTGTTGAGGAATCTGAGTCGTACTTCAGCTCAAAGACCCTGTCTGTTGTGGCACTGGGTAAAGATGATTCAAAAGGTGCACTGTCCGACATTCAGTTGCTGCCTAAACCAAACCAGCTTTTCCAGAAGAAGTCTGTGTACATCGTTACAGGTGGTCTAACTGGACTAGGGTTTGAAACAGTGAAATTCATTGCACATCGAGGAGGTGGGTA contains the following coding sequences:
- the LOC112068635 gene encoding phthioceranic/hydroxyphthioceranic acid synthase-like gives rise to the protein MEEEEGARMKEEEXAIAVVGXGCSFPGGEGLDSFWKVLLEGKNCXVPIPDERFNSTYWYDADNRKPGKSHTIKAALIDGFNELDLRLFGVTDAEADHMDPQQKVLLHCTYRALENAGLQIEKASGTRTGVYLGLMNSDYNLTTAKRNPCLINHWTGTGKSMSIAANRISYTFNLTGPSVAIDSACSSSLVALHFACQAIKQGDCEMALCGGVSCIIEPQVFVALSKAKMISPEGTSKPFSSRADGYGRGEGCGILLLKPLKQALKDCDHVWGIISNTAVNQDGHTVTPITKPSMVQQEELLRGIYSESDLLSVQYIEAHGTGTPVGDPIEAGSISKVIAKARPPGSETLLIGSVKGNIGHTESAAGVAGLIKVLLMMKHETIVPSLFYSEDSASIDAKALNVKVPTKAEKWGNAGSVERVAGINNFGFGGTNAHTIVKQYNKSQTKTARVDRSYEYFVLSAASEKSLSMIIQDTAEQISADITVDLQSLSYTSACRRSHLKRKYRRAFTTSSLIDLRNQLKSALNKKTDPSMLNPRLVFVFCGNGVTYHGMCKRLLKQEPVFREKIREVEALFQRYQRMSITDKLESASNDDGFSKPDVVQPLLFAIQVGIASLFKHWGIKPDAILGHSVGEVAAAHCSGLLSLEDAVKVIYFRSTLQNKVTGGKMLVVSNMVVSEVLNLLPSYSNXXSLAAFNSPQSCTLSGDAEAIDXLHRKLSSSVKSKNLFLRVLDVPAAYHSQMMDPILSQLEDSIGSLQVNDVEAELFSTVTGKEVEQPDFSTGKYWARNIRXPVSFEQAVRSXXKEKXKVVFVEIGPRRALQRNIQETLGNDTIVLSSVQPDKDHETMLNTVSKLFELGVQVDWDQFYRGCETSPTPFPRYQFDCVKNNVIFEAGTLGCHPVLTQRGNDGKTFSCDLASASVSYLQDHRNNDVAIVPGALYVELGLAAFMASAKPKVPLNTLQLSVSFQSPFVISPNSPEMSVKLDXIENETTFKIQSPTVTYASGSISCKQGRLAEEQYISIDSVYKRCTSTMSTDDFYNYLSKRGFQYGSVFRNRGDVHYGEDLMEAISVVSVPEELLPQLHDFCIHPVVLDYLLQMTQVTTANAFMARPGFPAEIGSLTVHEPLQPEMVLYLRAANVAVDHFEVSGCFTDKAGRVLVELKHVIFKYLGSQSCVVEEYFFHNDFSVVSDDYNDFSVVSDACKPTNTPKALVFADQAGVSEAMRKHLSSQSQYISCTHANDLLSRGFKALFDQISNLNSFEEILFVWSNDNVTSHKTEAILENMVSCCEMFRQIVLELKVMKFPNSIRAITYRSAENTVDRISTGFVMSGMTRSCAAEMSDLSFQLIDISSVSTEDIRALSQVLDSFPCSKYPELVVKDGQILKPSIVHTPTESSDNSQGNVHSLKSRQFILQTADPYRMTSLSAVPCDVENINIQVKSVEIQLSKICVHSSDYCPVSVSDLNYGQTIYWNNHTSQNHQLLALDFSGTVTAVGKNVNTLKVGDHVVSCYPIAASSKIVIPEAACYKTKRLTFLKEAPCVSYFVLAWEVLHHALPKVKQRRLGIISSVPNSGLTKVLAQTANKSGWYNIVLPQFSDQLHNVNKLDAFVLLPPFDKSQFEKACNVSGVRHIVAVCENEWQSSFSQNVFSCGNDDVRIQTVQMSSILEKGSIRAEKPHIYRWLKSMHLNKKSIDFETNTFQRMSSGSIDFLPVEESESYFSSKTLSVVALGKDDSKGALSDIQLLPKPNQLFQKKSVYIVTGGLTGLGFETVKFIAHRGGGYIVILSRSSPSPDIQQEISNIKSQYGATVVSLQCDVSISAQVVKTITAIGESFPSCPIRGLFHSAVVLHDGLIETLDKSLYEKVLKPKLNGALNLHHATKHCKLDYFVCYSSISAFIGNASQTNYCAANSFLDTFCQYRRNVGLAGQSINWGALNLGLLLNKDHLQTFLSAKGMMVLEVAEIHESLEQCLLLNRPQQVVCKFSFNNLRRHVLIHNAALKMRLGALVAEALTKAKGVDTIYDQTTVSKSPSEYVRSVLREKLGVDNDQLNDDSSLTALGIDSMLAMTLQNLLFQDSGVNVPLVKLLDPDSTLSTLVAMLKEGANQESEHGDEHVLDLMGNNEEVNDMSAVL